A window from Mycobacterium saskatchewanense encodes these proteins:
- the orn gene encoding oligoribonuclease: MRDELVWIDCEMTGLDLGSDKLIEIAALVTDADLNVLGDGVDVVIHADDAALSSMVDVVAEMHSRSGLTDEVRASTVDLATAEAMVMEYIGKHVKQPKTAPLAGNSIATDRAFIARDMPALDAFLHYRMIDVSSIKELCRRWYPRIYFGQPVKGLSHRALADIHESIRELKFYRRTAFVPPPGPSTSEIEAVVADIGGAGGPPEAIDSAAEPPTG; the protein is encoded by the coding sequence GTGCGCGACGAACTGGTGTGGATCGACTGCGAGATGACAGGGCTGGACCTCGGGTCGGACAAGCTGATCGAGATCGCAGCGTTGGTCACCGACGCCGACCTGAACGTGCTCGGCGACGGAGTCGACGTGGTGATCCACGCCGACGACGCCGCGCTGTCGTCGATGGTCGACGTGGTCGCCGAAATGCATTCGCGCTCCGGGCTGACGGACGAGGTGAGGGCGTCGACGGTCGACCTCGCCACCGCCGAGGCGATGGTGATGGAGTACATCGGCAAGCATGTCAAGCAGCCCAAGACGGCGCCGCTCGCGGGCAATTCGATCGCCACGGACCGGGCATTCATTGCCCGCGACATGCCGGCCCTGGACGCGTTCCTGCACTACCGCATGATCGACGTCAGCTCGATCAAGGAGCTCTGCCGGCGCTGGTACCCGCGGATCTACTTCGGGCAGCCGGTGAAAGGGCTCTCCCACCGCGCCCTGGCCGACATCCATGAGTCCATCCGCGAGCTGAAGTTCTACCGGCGCACCGCGTTCGTCCCCCCACCCGGGCCCTCTACCAGCGAAATCGAGGCGGTTGTCGCCGACATCGGCGGCGCGGGCGGCCCACCGGAAGCAATCGATTCGGCCGCCGAGCCACCGACCGGCTAG
- a CDS encoding GNAT family N-acetyltransferase, with protein MNTMDNAITIRHPTESDWHALYANQARTFGDPVDSPTVEAWKRRVTLEDILVAEDVADPEHPFLVGTSIIYRSRLTVPGSASLRAAWLTMITVASTHQGKGIWAQLSAQGLGILLDRGYPIICGVPTQTAIYDRFGAGVASYGHTYSIDRRIAKLRSAPSRNRAREVEAPEARGLLPQIYQRWCAETPGAVARDSAWWDDYLEDRPTQRSTRSALYHTVHPDGFLTYRIADQPHHTFQPPFGTVIVEDFCPITDEAHTELLASLLALDMFDQIEIEVPRDDPLPLKLRNPRAARTKGITDFLWARINDVPEVLGARVYHADVDIVLDVTDPLNLAGGRFLLQIRDGAGKCTPHEGPPDVEISLGDLAAIYMGSHRARQLLRANRVTEIRPGAVGDLDAAFSTERSPYCGTLF; from the coding sequence ATAAACACTATGGACAACGCCATCACAATCAGGCACCCAACCGAAAGCGACTGGCACGCCCTCTATGCGAATCAGGCCCGCACTTTCGGGGACCCGGTCGACTCGCCCACCGTCGAAGCCTGGAAACGCCGAGTCACCCTCGAAGACATTCTGGTGGCCGAAGACGTCGCCGATCCGGAGCATCCGTTCCTGGTAGGGACGTCCATCATCTACCGCTCACGGTTGACCGTGCCCGGGAGCGCAAGCCTGCGAGCCGCCTGGCTGACGATGATCACCGTCGCCTCGACACATCAGGGAAAGGGAATCTGGGCGCAGCTCAGCGCCCAGGGCCTGGGGATCTTGCTGGATCGCGGCTACCCCATCATCTGCGGTGTCCCGACCCAGACCGCGATATACGACCGCTTCGGCGCCGGGGTGGCGAGCTATGGACACACTTACTCGATTGACCGCCGCATTGCGAAGCTGCGGTCCGCACCGAGCCGCAACCGGGCGCGCGAGGTCGAGGCCCCCGAGGCGAGAGGCCTTCTGCCGCAGATCTATCAGCGGTGGTGCGCCGAAACCCCGGGGGCGGTGGCGCGCGACAGCGCTTGGTGGGATGACTATTTGGAAGACCGGCCGACGCAGCGGAGCACGAGATCTGCGCTTTATCACACGGTGCATCCGGACGGCTTCCTGACATATCGGATCGCTGATCAGCCGCACCACACGTTTCAGCCGCCCTTCGGGACGGTGATCGTCGAGGACTTCTGCCCCATCACCGACGAGGCCCATACCGAGCTGCTTGCATCGCTGCTGGCGTTGGACATGTTCGATCAGATCGAGATCGAGGTGCCCAGAGATGATCCGCTTCCGCTCAAGTTACGCAACCCGCGTGCAGCTCGAACGAAAGGCATAACCGATTTCCTCTGGGCGCGCATCAACGACGTGCCCGAAGTGCTCGGCGCTCGCGTGTACCACGCCGATGTCGACATCGTGCTGGACGTCACAGATCCCCTCAACCTCGCGGGAGGGCGGTTCTTGCTCCAGATCCGTGATGGTGCCGGCAAGTGCACGCCACACGAAGGGCCGCCCGACGTCGAGATCAGCCTGGGGGATTTGGCCGCCATATATATGGGTTCGCACCGCGCCAGACAACTCCTCCGAGCGAATCGCGTCACCGAAATTCGCCCGGGTGCCGTGGGCGACCTGGACGCCGCCTTCAGCACCGAGCGGAGCCCGTATTGCGGCACGCTGTTCTGA
- a CDS encoding DMT family transporter — translation MPHTGIAALLALASALCIATGDVLQQRAAHRITDPSVGHIALFVRLLRNRRWLWGALLLAASIALQAAALGQGSVLLVQALLMLSVLFALPINARLSHRTVAAGEWVWAGLLTAAVIVIVIVGNPNAGRSGASLKTWAWVAVVLGPVLIGCVIAGRIWGGAAAAVLFAFVSGSLWGVFAVLTKEVVARLSDDWAVVRTPELYACVLVAVGGIVWSQAAFRAGPLTASMPMLAMSQPVVAALLGVVVLGETLGTGRAGMATFAAAVLVMTAAIVKLARVDAVATRERVDAHLQDVIDQRV, via the coding sequence ATGCCGCATACGGGTATCGCCGCGCTCCTCGCGCTAGCTTCTGCGCTGTGCATCGCGACCGGCGACGTCCTCCAGCAACGAGCCGCACACCGCATCACCGACCCGTCCGTGGGGCACATCGCATTATTCGTGCGCCTGTTGCGAAATCGCCGGTGGCTCTGGGGCGCGCTGTTGCTCGCGGCGAGCATTGCGCTGCAGGCCGCTGCGTTGGGACAAGGTTCCGTACTGCTCGTGCAGGCGCTGCTCATGCTTTCGGTGCTGTTCGCCCTTCCGATCAATGCCCGGCTGTCGCACCGCACGGTGGCCGCCGGCGAGTGGGTCTGGGCCGGGTTGCTCACCGCCGCGGTGATCGTGATCGTCATCGTCGGCAATCCGAACGCCGGCCGTTCCGGCGCGTCGCTTAAAACCTGGGCCTGGGTGGCCGTGGTGCTCGGGCCGGTGCTGATCGGGTGCGTCATCGCCGGCCGGATCTGGGGCGGGGCGGCGGCCGCGGTGCTGTTCGCCTTCGTGTCCGGTTCACTGTGGGGGGTCTTCGCGGTGCTGACCAAGGAGGTCGTCGCCCGGCTCAGCGATGACTGGGCGGTGGTGCGGACCCCCGAGCTGTATGCCTGCGTGCTCGTGGCGGTGGGTGGAATCGTCTGGAGCCAGGCCGCCTTTCGGGCCGGACCGTTGACGGCGTCGATGCCGATGCTGGCGATGTCGCAGCCGGTTGTGGCGGCATTGTTGGGTGTCGTCGTCCTCGGCGAGACGCTGGGCACCGGCCGCGCCGGCATGGCTACTTTTGCGGCGGCCGTGCTCGTCATGACGGCGGCCATCGTCAAACTCGCTCGAGTGGACGCCGTCGCGACCCGGGAGCGGGTCGACGCACACTTGCAGGATGTCATCGACCAACGAGTCTGA
- a CDS encoding L,D-transpeptidase, whose translation MARSRIRRSWLAVVLATVAVVGVACGGGQQAVPAKVIFDKGTPFADLLVPKLTASVSDGAVGVTVDAPVTVSVADGVLASVTMVNDNGRSINGQLSPDGLRWQTTEQLGYNRRYTLNAKALGLGGAASKQMTFQTSSPAHLTMPYVSPGDGEVVGIGEPVAIRFDENIANRAAAQKAIVITTNPPVEGAFYWLTNREVRWRPEHFWKPGTAIDVAVNTYGVDLGNGMFGEDNVKTRFTIGDEVISTADDTTKMVTVRVNGEVVKTMPTSMGKDSTPTASGVYIIGARFKHIIMDSSTYGVPVNSPNGYRTEVDWATQMSYSGVFVHSAPWSVGAQGHTNTSHGCLNVSPSNAEWFYDHSKSGDIVEVINTVGPTLSGTEGLGDWNIPWPVWKAGNADT comes from the coding sequence ATGGCGCGTTCGCGTATTCGTCGATCGTGGCTCGCCGTTGTGCTGGCCACGGTTGCCGTGGTTGGCGTCGCCTGCGGCGGCGGCCAGCAGGCCGTGCCGGCCAAGGTGATCTTCGACAAAGGCACCCCGTTCGCCGACCTGCTGGTCCCCAAGCTCACCGCCTCGGTGAGCGACGGCGCCGTCGGTGTCACCGTGGATGCGCCGGTGACGGTCAGCGTGGCCGACGGCGTCCTGGCGTCGGTCACCATGGTCAACGACAACGGCAGGTCGATCAACGGCCAGCTGAGCCCCGACGGGTTGCGCTGGCAGACCACCGAGCAGCTCGGCTACAACAGGCGCTACACGCTGAACGCCAAAGCGCTGGGCCTCGGCGGAGCGGCGAGCAAGCAGATGACGTTCCAGACCAGTTCGCCGGCGCATCTGACCATGCCCTATGTCAGTCCCGGCGACGGCGAGGTCGTCGGCATCGGGGAACCGGTGGCCATCCGCTTCGACGAGAACATCGCCAACCGCGCCGCCGCCCAGAAGGCCATCGTCATCACCACCAACCCGCCCGTCGAGGGCGCGTTCTACTGGCTGACCAACCGCGAAGTCCGTTGGCGCCCGGAGCATTTCTGGAAGCCCGGCACGGCGATCGATGTGGCCGTCAACACCTACGGGGTCGACCTGGGCAACGGCATGTTCGGTGAAGACAACGTCAAGACGCGCTTCACAATCGGCGACGAGGTGATCTCGACAGCCGACGACACCACCAAGATGGTGACCGTCCGGGTCAACGGCGAGGTCGTCAAGACCATGCCCACCTCGATGGGCAAGGACAGTACCCCGACGGCCAGCGGCGTCTACATCATCGGCGCCCGGTTCAAGCACATCATCATGGATTCGTCGACCTACGGCGTTCCGGTCAACTCGCCCAACGGATATCGCACCGAGGTCGACTGGGCCACCCAGATGTCCTACAGCGGCGTTTTCGTGCATTCCGCACCCTGGTCGGTCGGGGCGCAGGGGCACACCAACACCAGCCACGGCTGCCTGAACGTGAGCCCCAGTAATGCCGAGTGGTTCTACGACCACAGCAAGAGCGGCGACATCGTCGAGGTGATCAACACGGTGGGTCCGACGCTGTCCGGCACCGAGGGGCTGGGCGACTGGAACATTCCGTGGCCGGTGTGGAAGGCCGGCAACGCCGACACGTAA
- the bcp gene encoding thioredoxin-dependent thiol peroxidase, whose translation MTETTRLAPGDKAPAFSLPDADGNTVSLADYKGRRVIVYFYPAASTPGCTKQACDFRDNLHDLNDAGIDVVGISPDRPEKLAKFRDAEELTFPLLSDPDRTVLTAWGAYGEKKMYGKTVQGVIRSTFLVDERGMVVVAQYNVKATGHVDKLRRDLSV comes from the coding sequence TTGACCGAAACCACGCGGCTCGCGCCGGGCGACAAAGCGCCCGCCTTCAGCCTGCCCGACGCCGACGGCAACACCGTGTCGCTGGCCGACTACAAGGGCCGCCGGGTCATCGTGTACTTCTACCCGGCCGCCTCGACACCCGGATGCACCAAACAGGCCTGCGACTTCCGCGACAACCTGCACGACCTCAACGACGCCGGCATCGACGTCGTCGGCATCTCTCCCGACAGGCCCGAGAAGCTCGCCAAGTTCCGCGACGCCGAGGAGCTGACGTTTCCCTTGCTGTCCGACCCCGATCGCACGGTGTTGACCGCATGGGGCGCCTACGGCGAGAAGAAGATGTACGGCAAGACGGTGCAGGGCGTCATTCGCTCCACCTTCCTGGTCGACGAGAGGGGCATGGTCGTCGTCGCGCAGTACAACGTGAAGGCCACCGGTCACGTGGACAAGCTGCGCCGCGACCTGTCGGTGTGA
- a CDS encoding DUF3618 domain-containing protein, with product MADRDPEVIKQEIDQARDQLAATVDSLAERANPRRLADDLKARAVEFVKKPVVIASLVGISSVVVIVVVRRVRDR from the coding sequence GTGGCGGACCGGGATCCCGAGGTCATCAAGCAGGAGATCGACCAAGCCCGCGACCAGCTGGCGGCCACCGTCGATTCGCTTGCCGAGCGCGCCAACCCCCGCCGCCTCGCCGACGACCTCAAGGCCCGCGCGGTCGAGTTCGTGAAGAAGCCGGTGGTCATCGCCTCGCTGGTGGGGATCTCGTCGGTCGTCGTCATCGTGGTGGTGCGCCGGGTCAGGGATCGCTGA
- a CDS encoding DUF3556 domain-containing protein, with the protein MGFIRPNLPIVDPVAWSTSTRADRIVPMARHIAENGFGTPLVMHLMYGVKIALYILGGWVFAWSTPGIGGFGDVAAWWSEPIVFQKAVLYTMLFEVVGLGCCFGPLAGRYFPPMGSILYWLRPGTIRLPPWPERVPLTKGNDRTVVDAFLYGALVVLLVSALLAAGTGPIPLLDTAIGVLPWWRTVAVLAVLAVLGLRDKVIFLAARGEVYGPLALVFLFSGVNIIIGAKVVFMVIWLGAATSKLTRHFPFVISTMLANNPFLPSGTLKRSMFKHYPDDLRPSALAGFIAHLSTAVEGLVPLALLFSHGGWPTAIAAFVMIVFHLNILLAFPMGVPLEWNVFMIFGVLSLFVAHARLGLASVTDPLPIAVLFAVIAGIVVFGNLFPRKVSFLPGMRYYAGNWDTTLWCVKPSADEKFRVGSRALGPMQHLQLERLYGSKEATLVPLHLAMAFRGMNTHGRGLFTLAHRAMAGHNEDDYNLCEGEILCSMVLGWNFGDGHMHNECLVEALQRRCGFEPGEVRVVILDAQPIQKQTQEYRLVDAATGEFERGYIDVADMVTTQPWADDLPVHVQSGARVSDP; encoded by the coding sequence ATGGGGTTCATCCGGCCGAACCTGCCGATCGTCGACCCGGTCGCGTGGAGCACCAGCACCCGCGCCGACCGGATCGTCCCGATGGCCCGCCACATCGCCGAGAACGGGTTCGGCACCCCGCTGGTGATGCACCTGATGTACGGCGTCAAAATCGCGCTCTACATCCTCGGCGGCTGGGTGTTCGCATGGTCGACACCAGGCATCGGCGGCTTCGGTGACGTGGCCGCGTGGTGGTCGGAGCCCATCGTGTTCCAGAAGGCCGTTTTGTACACCATGCTGTTCGAGGTCGTCGGCTTGGGATGCTGCTTCGGGCCGTTGGCCGGGCGCTATTTCCCGCCGATGGGTTCGATCCTGTACTGGCTGCGGCCCGGAACCATCCGCCTGCCACCGTGGCCCGAGAGGGTGCCGCTCACCAAGGGCAACGACAGGACCGTCGTCGACGCGTTTCTCTACGGCGCCCTGGTGGTGCTGCTGGTTTCCGCGCTGCTCGCCGCCGGCACCGGCCCAATTCCCCTGCTGGATACGGCGATCGGCGTACTGCCGTGGTGGCGGACCGTCGCGGTGCTGGCGGTACTGGCCGTCCTCGGCCTGCGCGACAAGGTCATCTTCCTGGCCGCCCGCGGCGAGGTGTACGGCCCACTGGCCCTGGTGTTCCTGTTCTCCGGGGTGAACATCATCATCGGCGCGAAGGTGGTGTTCATGGTGATCTGGCTGGGCGCGGCGACCTCCAAGCTCACCCGGCACTTCCCGTTCGTCATCTCGACGATGCTGGCCAACAACCCGTTTCTGCCCAGCGGAACGCTCAAGCGGTCGATGTTCAAGCACTACCCGGACGACCTGCGGCCCAGCGCGCTGGCGGGCTTCATCGCCCACCTCTCCACCGCGGTGGAGGGGCTGGTGCCCCTGGCGCTGCTCTTCTCGCACGGCGGGTGGCCCACGGCGATCGCGGCCTTCGTGATGATCGTGTTCCACCTCAACATCCTGCTGGCCTTTCCCATGGGGGTGCCGCTGGAGTGGAACGTGTTCATGATCTTCGGGGTGCTGTCGCTGTTCGTCGCGCACGCGCGGCTGGGTCTGGCCAGCGTCACCGACCCGCTACCGATCGCCGTGCTGTTCGCGGTCATCGCCGGGATCGTCGTGTTCGGAAACCTGTTCCCGCGCAAGGTTTCCTTCCTGCCGGGCATGCGGTACTACGCCGGCAACTGGGACACCACGCTGTGGTGCGTGAAGCCGTCGGCCGACGAGAAATTCCGCGTCGGCTCCCGCGCGCTCGGGCCCATGCAACACCTGCAGCTCGAGCGCCTGTACGGCTCGAAGGAGGCCACCCTGGTCCCGCTGCACCTCGCCATGGCGTTCCGCGGGATGAACACCCACGGGCGTGGCCTGTTCACCCTGGCGCACCGGGCGATGGCCGGGCACAACGAGGACGACTACAACCTGTGCGAGGGCGAGATCCTGTGCTCGATGGTCCTCGGCTGGAACTTCGGCGACGGGCACATGCACAACGAGTGCCTCGTCGAGGCGCTACAGCGACGGTGCGGGTTCGAGCCCGGCGAGGTGCGGGTGGTGATCCTCGACGCCCAGCCGATCCAGAAGCAGACCCAGGAATACCGGCTCGTCGACGCGGCGACGGGCGAGTTCGAGCGGGGCTACATCGACGTCGCCGACATGGTGACCACCCAGCCCTGGGCCGACGACCTTCCCGTGCACGTCCAAAGCGGTGCGAGGGTCAGCGATCCCTGA
- a CDS encoding MMPL family transporter produces the protein MLHAITRLAIAAPRRIVAISVLILVGAAVFGLPVIAKLSGGGFQDPTSESSRATEVLRDKLGQTDQKMLLVLTSPAGARSDQARGVATDMVNRLKRSPWVLDVSSAWTSPPQAAGQLISKDGKSGMIVVDLKGGENKAQEYASTLLRDLVHDRNGVTVRAGGMAVAYAQINEQNQRDLLLMESIAIPLSFAVLVWVLGGVVAAALPIVLGALAIVGTMSVLRLITFATDVSTYALDLSIAMGLALAIDYNLLIITRYREELARAADPDRALFRTMATAGRTVLFSATTVGLSMAVMALFPMNFLKSSAYTIVATAVIVAVAAVVITPAAIALLGPRLDALDAHRLIRRLFPRANSWRDPALKPVISKFWYRSTKFVLRHALPVGLSVVALMLLLGVPFLGVKWGFPDERVLPTSASSRQVADMLDNDFAGGLGNSVSVVVPDARGVTPVDLERYAAALSRIPDVSAVTAPTGTFVRGNPMGPPAAPAGIANGAAFLTVESTAPLYSQASNTQLDRLHEVAGPAGRSVEVTGLAQINRDSVGAITTRLPEVFGLIALITFTLLFLLTGSAVIPLQALVCNVLSLTAAFGAMAWIFQDGHLGAFGTTPNGTLNANIPVLLFCIAFGLAMDYEVFLVSRIHEYWMASQAGEPPANPVEARAATDESTALGIAGIGRVVTTAALVMSISFAALIPAHVSFMRMLGLGLTLAVLADATLVRMVLVPAFIHLLGRWTWWAPKPLEWLRDRAATGEDAAARVGRRRWAADAPEPRRPTIRRWPPRPATDRS, from the coding sequence ATGCTGCATGCGATCACGCGACTTGCCATCGCGGCGCCGCGGCGCATCGTCGCGATATCGGTGTTGATCCTGGTCGGCGCCGCTGTGTTCGGACTTCCGGTGATCGCCAAGCTGTCGGGCGGCGGCTTCCAGGACCCCACCTCGGAGTCCTCGCGTGCTACCGAAGTGCTCCGGGACAAATTGGGTCAAACCGACCAGAAGATGCTGCTGGTACTGACTTCGCCGGCGGGCGCCCGCAGCGACCAGGCGCGTGGGGTGGCCACCGACATGGTCAACCGGCTGAAGCGGTCGCCGTGGGTCCTTGATGTGTCCTCGGCGTGGACTTCGCCGCCGCAGGCCGCCGGCCAGCTGATCAGCAAGGACGGCAAGTCCGGAATGATCGTGGTCGACCTCAAGGGTGGCGAGAACAAGGCGCAGGAGTACGCCAGCACCCTCCTGCGCGACCTGGTGCATGACCGCAACGGCGTCACCGTGCGCGCCGGGGGCATGGCCGTGGCGTACGCCCAGATCAACGAGCAGAACCAGCGAGACCTGCTGTTGATGGAGTCGATCGCGATCCCGCTGAGCTTCGCGGTGCTGGTTTGGGTGCTGGGCGGCGTCGTTGCGGCCGCGCTGCCGATCGTGCTCGGCGCGTTGGCCATCGTCGGGACGATGTCGGTGTTGCGGCTGATCACCTTCGCCACCGATGTGTCGACCTACGCGTTGGACCTCAGCATCGCGATGGGCCTCGCCCTGGCCATCGACTACAACCTGCTGATCATCACCCGCTATCGCGAGGAGCTGGCACGCGCCGCTGATCCTGATCGGGCGCTGTTCCGGACCATGGCGACCGCCGGGCGGACCGTGTTGTTCTCCGCCACCACGGTCGGCTTGTCGATGGCGGTGATGGCGCTGTTTCCGATGAACTTCCTGAAATCGTCCGCCTACACGATCGTGGCCACTGCGGTCATCGTCGCGGTCGCCGCGGTGGTGATCACACCGGCCGCGATCGCGCTGTTGGGACCCAGGCTGGACGCACTCGACGCGCACCGGCTGATCCGTCGGCTCTTCCCCCGCGCGAACTCCTGGCGTGACCCCGCCCTCAAGCCGGTCATTTCGAAGTTCTGGTACCGATCGACCAAGTTCGTGTTGCGGCACGCCCTGCCGGTCGGTCTGAGCGTCGTGGCGCTGATGCTGCTGCTGGGCGTGCCGTTCCTGGGAGTGAAGTGGGGCTTTCCGGACGAACGGGTGCTACCGACGTCGGCGTCGTCGCGTCAGGTCGCCGACATGCTGGACAACGATTTCGCCGGTGGATTGGGGAACTCGGTGTCGGTTGTCGTTCCCGACGCCCGCGGCGTGACGCCGGTGGACCTCGAGCGCTACGCCGCCGCGTTGTCGCGGATCCCCGACGTGTCGGCCGTCACGGCGCCCACCGGAACGTTCGTACGGGGAAACCCAATGGGACCGCCCGCCGCACCGGCCGGAATAGCCAACGGCGCCGCATTCCTCACCGTCGAGAGCACCGCGCCGCTGTACTCACAGGCGTCGAACACTCAGTTGGACCGGCTGCACGAAGTGGCCGGTCCGGCCGGGCGGTCAGTCGAGGTGACGGGCCTGGCGCAGATCAACCGCGACAGCGTCGGCGCGATCACCACGCGGCTGCCGGAAGTGTTCGGCCTGATCGCGCTGATCACGTTCACCCTGCTGTTCTTGCTCACCGGCAGTGCGGTGATCCCGCTGCAGGCGCTGGTGTGCAACGTGTTGTCGCTGACGGCGGCGTTCGGCGCGATGGCATGGATCTTCCAGGACGGCCACCTCGGGGCGTTCGGGACCACACCCAACGGCACGTTGAACGCCAACATCCCGGTGTTGTTGTTCTGCATCGCTTTCGGGCTGGCCATGGATTACGAGGTGTTCCTGGTCTCGCGGATCCACGAGTACTGGATGGCCTCCCAGGCCGGCGAGCCGCCGGCGAATCCGGTCGAGGCGCGCGCTGCCACAGACGAGAGCACGGCGCTGGGCATCGCGGGCATCGGCCGCGTGGTGACCACCGCCGCGCTGGTGATGTCGATTTCTTTCGCCGCGTTGATCCCCGCGCACGTGTCGTTCATGCGGATGCTCGGGTTGGGCCTGACGCTCGCCGTGCTGGCCGACGCCACCCTCGTGCGGATGGTACTGGTTCCGGCCTTCATCCACCTGCTCGGCCGCTGGACGTGGTGGGCACCGAAACCCTTGGAGTGGCTGCGCGATCGCGCCGCGACCGGTGAGGACGCCGCCGCCAGGGTGGGGCGGCGGCGCTGGGCCGCTGATGCGCCGGAACCGCGACGCCCGACGATCCGGCGGTGGCCCCCCAGGCCCGCGACTGACCGCAGTTGA